The sequence below is a genomic window from Nicotiana tomentosiformis chromosome 6, ASM39032v3, whole genome shotgun sequence.
gcgggtgcgcatTAGCGCAAACACGTCCTCTTCTATGGACAGGCCTCCCTACACTCGTCTGCTATTGCGATCAATCTTCCGCAAAGGCAACTTCGCTTCTGCAACCATCACactgcacctgcgaccattggCCATCCTCCTTGCCTCCGCATCTATGACTCCCAACTCGCCTATgcgagaccgcacctgcgaaCATACCCACctcaggtgcgatgacaccagaaccagcccatCACTAGAAATCTTCTAAGttcaaaaatgatctgttaaccatccggaatccacctgaggcccccgggacctcaaccaaacttagcaacaagtcctaaaaaatcatacggacttagtcgagcctttagatcacatcaaacaacactaaaaatatgaattgcacatcgattcaagcctaatgaactttaaaacttcaaacctTTACATCCgacgctgaaacatatcaaatcaagtccgattgacctcaaattttgcacacaagtcataattgacattacagacttactccaacttccgaaatcggaatccaaccccgatataaaaaattccactcccggtcaaacttttcaaaaatcatccaattttttaacttttgccaattgatgctaaaatgacctacgacaTCCGAACaggctcctaagaccaaaatcaaccTACGGAGCAATAGGAAcagtcgaaactccattccagagtcgtcttcacacaattcaaactacggtcgatTTTGAGAACTTAAATtcccaacttagggactatgtatcccatttcactccaaaaccagaaacgaatcctcccggcaagtcacaaaacccaaaaatgaaatagagggatcaacaaataggggtttggggctagtactctcaaaatgactggccgggtcgttacatccttcccctcttaaaataaacgttcgtcctagaacaagtatagagacatacATGGAGTgctgaaaagatgaggataacgactgcgcatatcatactcggtctcccaagtcgcttcctcgaccgaatgacccctccactgaaccttcacagaagcgatGTTCTtttacctcaactttcgaacctgcctgtccaaaatggccaccggctcctcaacataggatagatccttgtccaacttgaCTGAGCTGAAGTATAACACATGAGtcagatcgtcgtgatactttcggagcatggaaatatggaGTATTGTATGAAatgcagagagactaggtagtAGTggaagtctgtaagccacctctctaatcctgtcaaggatctcaaaaggcccgatatatctagggctcaacttgcccttcttttcgaacctcataacactcttcatcggtgaaacctggagcaagacccgctctccaaccatgaatgcaacgtcgtgaaccttccgatccgcataactcttctgctttaactgggctgtacgaagttgatcctgaatcaatttaaatttctccaaggcatcctgaaccaagtctatacccaatagcctagcctcgcccggctcaaactaacccactggagaccggcacagTCTACCATAAAAAGCCTcatacggcgccatctgaatgctcgactgataactgttgttgtaagcaaactccgcaagtggcaagaactaatcccaagcacccccaaaatcaattacacatgcacgaaacatatcctccaatatctaaatagtgcgctcgggctgtccgtccgtctgagggtgaaatgttgtactcaactccacacgaatACCCGACTCACGATGTACGGCTCTCTagaactatgatgtaaactgcatacatAGATgctagataccggtacgccatgaagcctgacaatctagcgaatgtaaacctgagccagctgctccaaagagtaagtagtaaccacaagaataaaatgagctgacttagtcaatctatccacaatcacccaaactgcatcgaacttccgttGAGTCTGTAGGAgcctaacaacgaaatccatagtgattcgctcccatttccactctggaatctctaacttctgaagaaatccacccggtcactgatgctcatacttcacttgttgataatttaggcaatgagctacatattccactctGTCCATTTTCATCCGCCTCtatcaatagtgctgcctcaaatcccgatacatcttcgcggtacctgGATTAATGGAGTACCATAAACTGTGGGCctcttgaagaatcaactcacacaaaccatctacattaggcacacatagcctgtactgcatctgtaatacactgtcatctccaatagtgacttccttggcatcaccgtgctgaaccgtgtccttaaggacaagcagataggggacatcatactgacgctctctgatacgatcataaagagaagactaagaaaccacacaagccaaaactcagctcggcttggaaacatccaatctgacaaactggttggccaaggcgcgaacatccaaggctaaaggcctctctgctacttgTAGATATTCTAAACTACCctaactctccgccttgcgactcaaggcatcggccaccacattggccttcctaggatgatagagaatggtgatgtcataatccttaagcaactccaactccgttgctgcaagttaagatccttatgtttaaacagatgttgtagactctggtggtcggtgaaaacctcacaagggacaccgtacaaataatgcctcaagatcttcaaggcatgaacaatagctgctaactcgaggtcatggacatgataattcttctcatgtaccttcagctgtctagacgtgTAGGCCATtaccctaccatcctacatcaacaccgcgccgagaccaatgcacgacgtatcacaatataccgtataggaacccgatccagtaggcaacactaacactggggctgtggtcaaagtagtcttgagcttttgaaagctcttctcataatcgtctgtccacctgaacggagcacccttctgggtcaatatagTCATAattgatgcaatagacgagaaaccctctacaaatcgacggtaataccccgccaagccaagaacaCTCTGGATCTCCATAGTTGAgtatggtctgggccaactctgcactgcttcaatcttttttgGGTCTATCTTGATCCCCActtgatactacatgacccaaaaatgccactgaatctaaccagaattcaaactttgaaaattttgcatataacttcttctctctcaaggtctgaagcacaatccttaggtgctactcatgatcctcccaactccgggagtacacaataatgtcgtcaataaacacaatgacaaaagagtcaagataggtctgaaatacactgttcatcaagtgcatgaatgttgttggggtgttggtcagcccaaaagacatcacaagaaactcgtaatgaccatcccgagtcctgaaagcagtcttcgggatatctggctcccgaatcctcaactgatgatagcctgaatgcaagtcgatcttagagaacactctagcactctgaagctgatcaaataggtcatcaatacatggcaatgaaTACCTGTTCTTCAATGTAACCTTGTTTAACAAGCGATAATCGATACACAATCGCAAAGAAACATCATTCTTCTTCTCaaacaagataggagcaccctaagatgatacactgggccgaatgaaccCTTTATCAAGTAACTCCCgtaactgttcctttaattcttttaactctactggggccatacgataaggtggaatagaaatgggctgagtgaatggtaacaaatcaatgccaaagtcaatatccctgtcgggcggcatgcccaaaAGATATGACAGGAATACATCTGAATAGTCCCTCACTATCGGAACAGACTCGACGGCAAgagtatcaacaccaacatccctGACATAGGCCAGATActcatcacaccccttctcaaccattcgctgatcTTTATGAAATGAgataaccctactaggaacacaacctaaggtacctctccactctagaaGTGGTAGACCAGGCATAGCCAACTTCAacgtcttggaatgacaatcaaggataacatgatagggtgacaaccagtctatgcctaaaatgacatcaaaatacaccatactgagcaataataaatcgactatggtctcaaaaccactaagaacaatcaagcacgaccgatacacatggtcaagaACAATAGAATCATCCATGGgcatagatacataaataggggaactcagaGAATCGCAAGATACACCCAAATGcggggaaaaataagatgacacataggaatacgtggagcctggatcaaataagactgatataTCTCTATGATAGatcggaacaatacctatgataataGAATCTGATGCAACTACCTCTGTCCTAGTAGGAATGGCATGatatctggcctgacctccccctctagggtgacctctacctatccgaccttcacctctagctggtttgtgcaggtggggtggtagctggtgctgtaaccataAACTGAGGACCTTGTGGAGCACGTGGTTCCTAAGAAATatatggaggtgcacccttcctaaatatggggcaatccctcaccacatggtgagagtcaccatactcaaaataagctctcggaggacgtggctgctacGACTAGATCAACCTTGATCGACTAGACTGACCACTAatagcaccccgtacaggaggcacactagacaccgacggtgcataataaggatcctggggcctaATAGTGGCCGGAGCACCATTGGCGGTTGGAAgcgctgaatgaacagggcggccCATATAACCGATGCCTTGACGAGCTGTAGCTGGggaacgagtaccactataagtggcAGACTCTCGATACCTTTTGGCCTCTCTCTTCTCTATCCCGAGTAAGCATTTcctctaacctcctagcaatccccactacctgctgaTATGCAATATCTATATCCAACTCTCGGGACATACTCAATCTGATACCAGGGTAGATCcactcaataaaccgacgaacccgctctcgaacagtagcaaccatggctggtgcatgcctggccaaatcactgaatcagaccacatactctgacacggtcatagtaccctggcgtaactgctcaaactctgtgcgccaagcATCTTTGAGAATTGGGGAACATACTCCTCAAGACTTTGGGGAACATactccaagtgagtgaagctgcctcagccggactatccaaatCGTATgcgcgccaccactgataggccgctcctctaagctagaacataatgaaagaaaccccactagtctccgcaacacccatagtataGAGGATACGATGGCACTCCTAAAGaaaaccttgggcatcctctgacgccaagccactgaaaataagagggtggtacttcttgtacctctcgagcctgagctgctccgcctcagaagctgctaccctaacctcgggctgaactggaactaCCTACTACATCGATATGATCTCTGGATCCTGTTCTACCTGAACCCACTACTCTggggtaccggcgacgggagtttgggctcctcccccagcctgggATGTGGTAGGAGCAGGtagtatcaatcctgcctgagccaaggtgctgaacatgctcagaaactatgctagagtctcctagagggctagtgcagtaacaggcgtcttAGGTGTTTGtcctctaactggagctactggtggctcctctgtagtagctcgtgcgggtgccCTGGTTGTACCACGTGGACGTCATCGGCCTCCACCTGCCTCTCGCGACTTTAGCAAGGGGCACTTGTATCTGTTCATCTGATCCAGTTGAATGTGCCCTCACCATCTGTTAGAGAATCGAAAGACggaaatttagaatccgaagtcaaaatctcgcacgataatgaatcaaagaagtgaagcttttcctaacagttccatagcctcccgaagataagtacagatgtctctgtaccgatccgcgagactctactaaacttgcttgtgactcataacacataggaacctaatgctctgataccaacttgtcacgaccccaatttccctccgtaggatgtcgtgatggcacctaatctctaagactaggtaagcctaacaatttgcagaATAGatgaataagtcacaagctactaatagcaaatactaagtgtctctatacattagagtctaaggagaataaggaaaaataattcagtaaagatagagggggactcccaggtctgcggacgctgacagatataccttgaagtctccacgtacagtcTAACTCACTAGTATCAGGCCTGGTAGGAAAAACCTGGATCTGCccaaaagatgtgcagagtgaagtatgagtacgccacaatggtacgtagtaagtgccaagcctaacctcggtagagtagtgacgaggtcaggttagggccctactggtttaaaagaaaagtaaggcagaagatataataatattttgaaatgactacGAATTTAAACAACGAAAAGTTTTAGAAAATAACAGCTCAATAATTAGAGgtaacaacaggggcactcccgaggtactgcctcgtagtcctaaatataaatatgcaagacatgggggatctcccgaggtaccgcctcgtagtcccaaagtaaatatgtaagacagggagatctcccaagtaaacgcctcgtagtcccaaagtaaagtgcatggggatctcccgaagaacagccttgtagtcccaaagtaaatatgcaagacaggaggatctcccgagtaaatgcctcgtagtcctaaagtaaatatgcagtacaaggggatctcccgaggaaccgtctcatagtctcaaaacaaaatatgcagcagataaccgaAGGAACAACGAATATATaacaagaaatcttacagttaaaggtttaattcaaatcaagggaagcatgtaattcaactaagcatgtttcacaaattgcaagtaagagttaaggcacgtagacatgcgatactaggctaaatatgatcactacatatgATAATGCAActtagttaaggaatttaaaagaaaacaactcagcaagaaccaaaatttccacaagtagcccgtgtacgcactcgtcacctcgcgtacacggcgctcacatatcacaaattgttacaacagtaccaaatcctaaggggatttttcccacacaaagttagacgagtcacttacctcaaggctcgctcaatcaatcgataatgATGTCGTTCCCTCGATTtgccgactctgaatggcccaaatctagccaaaagcattTACAAAACATgtatacaactacaagaaactaatttaaatcataaatttacaactttagcaaagaattaaaaaaatgcCCCAAATGTCGActtgggcccacgtctcaaaatcgggtaaaagttacaaaatacgaacacccattcgatatcgcgtccacccataccaaaattaccaaattccgacaccaagtcgccactcaaatccccaaattaaactctccaaacccctagcctcaaactcccaaatttcaccttaaatacacactaactaggcgGGAAAATCAATTGGGGAACAAGAttgttgataaaaaataagcacaagggacttacctcaagaaatccctcgaaaatgctctaaaAAATCGCCCTAGACCGAGTTTACAAAGTCCAAAACGAGAGAAATCATGAAACCCTTCGGTTTTAagcactgcccaggcttttcgcacctgcggccaattccaccgcacctgcggaaccgctttGTGGTaaattcctccgcttctgcgaaaccaCTTAAGTCCCTCAGAGCTCTCACCTACCCTCCAGGTTTCGAACCTTCAGATGTGCTTCTGCGGCCCGTGATCCGCTTCTGCTGGAACAACTCCTGGCACAAATTCTACTTATGTGGTCCCAATCCAGCTTCTACAGGTACGCATCTGCGCAAACACGTCCGCTTCTACAGACATGCCTCCCCACACTCGTACGCTCCTGCGATCAATCTTCCGCATAGGCGACTCCGCTTCTATGGCCTTCACACCACACCTATGACCACTAGCCATCCTCATCGGCTCCGTATATGCGACTCCCAACTTGCTTATGAGAGACCGCACCTGCCACCAAACCcagtgcgatgacaccagaaccagcccagcaTCAAAAATcttttaagtccaaaaatgatccattaaccatccggaatccacccgaggccctcgggacctcaaccaaacttaccaataagtcctaaaatatcatacatacTTAGTCGATCTtttatatcaaaaagtccactcccggttaaactttccaaaatcatccaattttttaactttcgccaattgacgctaaaatgacctacagacctccaattcaacatttgaacatgctcctaagaccaaaattactctacggagctataggaaccatcgaaactccatgCCGGAGTCGTCTTCAAACAATTGAAACTACGGTTGATTCCTAGAACTTATACTcctaacttagggactatgtgtcccatttcactccaaaaccagaAACGAATTCTCCctgcaagtcacaaaacccaaaaatgaacaGGGAGCAACAAATAGGGTTTCACGGCtagtactctcaaaacgaccgattgggtcgttacaataattgAGGGATTTAAATTATATACATCGAGTGTATTATCAATACAATTAATTGGCTATAattggtaaatattttttttgtacttAATATATCATGAATACTATAATGAGTGGCATGTTATTGTACTGATGGAATATAAAATTATGCTAAGTGTAAAAGAACTAAACTCATATTTCAACCACAAGTGCATTTCATACACCACTATTTTCTATCTGATATTTTTAAAGTGCTTACTGAAAAAATCAAGAAGTATTGATCACGGCCAACTCTAGTCCAAAAAAGGATAAgcagtcgctgcaaatataatccggtctaaaagtccggagtcgaatcccacagagaactaaggtttagctacaatTGTTCATTATCACCAAGAAGACAAGttcgaacaattcctaagttataaatataaagattcttatttctaactaattaactaacaaattaaaggagtgaattaacaactaaagatactaagggttggagacaagattaaggaggtctagagttatgattttcccaattgtcggaatcgtTCCCGCTATGTCTCCTGTAATTTTGTCTaattattctctactgatcgtggACAATTCAGGTGTCATAATTCTCTCCCGAGCAACTACCATattttactagacatattctcccaaaTTACACTAGCTGGCACAATCTTACCGCTCATTATGACCACGTCAAGACTTCGTTATTCCTAAACCCACTTTTAAACCTGCTGTATTGattcctcatatacgttaggagtgatgttgttcacataCTACGTAAATATGTACCATTTctcaagcaatacataataaataggcacagtcaattgatgttcattcaatcaataaaaataagcacgtagttgaacaaataaaGAAATTCAAAGGCTAAATTATATTCAAACTTCACAAGAATTCATCCTCTAAAAGGTTCCATGAAAACCCTAAATAAtaaattagctactcatagtagtaTGTGAAAATACAATACTAAAATTCATAACCAGCAATAGAAAAcaggaagaagaaaggaaaaactcgtggttgaatcttTCTCCTTGCTCCTAGTGTATTCTTGCCTCCAAAGGTGTTGTGTAACCCTAAAGTAGTGTCTCCTCCTCCTCCAAAATTGtgtataaatcatgtttaatgtGTATTTATATGACCTAGGTAGGGTGGAGGCTTGTCCAATACAATCCAATCTTAGATAGGAGAGATGGAATCTGTGTCTTCCTTCGAGCGTCGCGCGCCCTTGGACGTGGACTAAGCTTTTGCAATTTTCCAGTTCGCGAAGCTATCCGTGCCTTCGCTTCACTTTACTATTTTGTGCCTTCAGTTTTCTCCTTTTTCGCGTCCTTTTTCGTGCCAGTCACGATATTGAATGAGCTCCCAATTCTTTCCATCTCTTATTTTTTGTGTCAAATTGTCGTCTTTTGATCATTTATCATCTAAACTCGTTCCTAAACATAAGAAACACATAATGAGcatattttacttgaaaaaacAAGTAATCTCCTGCAACTCACACAAGAATTAATATGCAAATATACTCAAAAATATGCACTTTTCATCAtttatcaccaccccacacttaaactcttgttcgtcctcgagcaacttAAGATTAAGCACGTTGGCAAGTACACTTTTCAAAATATACTCAAGCATCCTACCAATGACAATGGTTTATATCAATGCTTAGAACCTACATAAGCACTATTTATACTTTTCCTCAAGGTTAAAAATGATGCCaagactatttaaaatatttgtgtGACTCTTTCTAACATCCTAGACTCAAAAGATGATTCCAGTATATTCCTCTTTATGAATCGCTTCTTATTCAAACTAAAGATACGAGTTCCTTACCAATCCGTTGTAAAgcatgtgccctcaccaacaaaaCAAAGAGAGTAATCAGTCTGCACACTCAAATATGAATTCAAGTATAATTTAAGGACTCACATAatgaaagaattcactcactctcacaacGAAACTCATGTGCCCCCAAAGCTCGTACCATAGGCTTCCGTAATATAAGACTCTACTAATTTAAGCTCGCaaagtctaggatcaattaggtctTCATGGGTTGTAATGTAGGCAATGGGACGTATAAGATAGATATGGataatagtgactaaccctcctaagtactTCTAATATAATACATTTTAACTTTTAAGCACATCCTCTTCATGATCATTCAACATATCGCTATGAAATTGTACATGACGTAGCCCATTGACTTTAACCACATCTACATAAGCACTAGCACATATCAAAGTGAATTGGAgggatttttttcttttatattttctttttctttctttctttttcaagatCTTTTCAACACCCTCCATAAATTGGTATTTTCAGATAGTGGCTCTCTCAATACACACATGCACCTTTTGGCCTttctatggttccactcaaaactACCCAATATCGTTTCCTTCTCTTCTAGTGACTTAAGTGCTTTCAGAGGTAAAGGATGAACAAGatttaattaagaacaaaagggaTTCGTCTTGTAATATGGGTACCAAAGAAAAGGTTAACAGGCTCAAATGGGCTAACAAAGGATAATTTTATCACTGGTCGGCAAGTAGTTCAGAGGTCaatcaaagaaacgcctatatcattTTCTAGACTCGCAAAGCTTACTTATTTCTCTTCAACTCATACACAAGGAAAGTTCTAGACTAGCAAGGGACGACACAGAGTACAACCAAATATCTCACCTAACACAATGCACATGATTACTCAGGACGGCTTAAACTCGACTATCAAGTTAAGGCAGCTAACCGCAGTCATAATGTAATTAAATCACATAGGATGTACATAATAGAAGTCAAAAAATAAGCCCAAGTGTCAAAATAATTCACATATACTCTCAAGGCATATAGtcacaagaatcaagaagaaagTACTCAGTACAAATGCTCCATCTCTAAGCCCCGATATAAAACATGTCAAAAAGCGTAGATACTCAAGTTCTTCCCGTTCCATTATTAGTTCAAAACAACCAagggaaagaaaaaataaatcttTTGTATTTTTCGTTAGACTTTATACCcttaagaaaactgtctaggaagtCCATCGTTGGGCAAaaatcaaaaccttttgaaaattcGACTTAAAAACAAATTACTACTTGGTTCAAAGAGtcatcccttggaaaagaaccgtggtcATAAGAAAAACTAAGAGGGATTATTTTTAcctaattttattctttttcaattttttttcaacATATATAAATTAACACAACTAAATTAGCATAGGAAACTACCCAAACAATCTCTTCACCCCAtgcttaaaattgtgcattgtccccaatgcacacccatAAATACAAGAGGGTATTTATGGGGTACTCAAACTTCTACCAGACTTGATTCTTTCTGCGGGCatcccacacttagttctcaccatctcaCTTGCTTTGATTTGTTCCATTGAATTTGCTTCCCATGCTCctagaaaataaaaaagagacactacaaaaacaagaatttaaaattaaaaaaaaagcagTAAAGCTAGGTTGCCTCCCAACACGTGCTtgatttaacgttgcggcacgACACAGATCACTTTTTACCTCCAtctcgagcttatgaattgaaccccaagttttgcttcaagTTTTCGATTATGCTTCAAGGGTGATGGAACAAATCTATGTTCCCCAAGAAAATAATGTAGCATTCTGCTCTTCCTAGCGTTTACATGAGGTATGAAATCCTGACTTTCTGGCAAGAATAATTCCAGAATGTaggcaccttgttcctcattccttgactcctcaattGGCTCGGATGGCTCTATTTCCATATCattatctaaacacaatgtggaaaaatacttggagtgtggaccaatgcGCTCAACTATATGAACCTTGGGATTCTCAACATCCTCAACACCAATgccactagagtcaactaaatatgtatcctcAATGTTCTTTTTTGGCTCCAGTATCTCTTCTAGAACATCGACATCTTCAAATTTTAGCTGGTTAGAGTGTTGGTGTTCTACTTTGGACCCCTCCATTGGCACCTCAATTTCTGTCTCTAATGCGTGCAACTTCTGGATACTATCCAT
It includes:
- the LOC138894160 gene encoding uncharacterized protein, yielding MGRPVHSALPTANGAPATIRPQDPYYAPSVSSVPPVRGAISGIDWLSPYHVILDCHSKTLKLAMPGLPLLEWRGTLGCVPSRVISFHKDQRMVEKGCDEYLAYVRDVGVDTLAVESVPIVRDYSDVFLSYLLGMPPDRDIDFGIDLLPFTQPISIPPYRMAPVELKELKEQLRELLDKGFIRPSVSS